The genomic segment TTTCTTTATTATCTATTTTTACAATAACATCACCCGGTTTTATTCCCGCTTTTTGTGCAGGAGAACCTTTTTCAATATCACTTACAAATGCACCTTTATTAACCTTCAGTCCAAATGTTTTAGCCAGTGTTTCTGTAACATTTTGTATATATACACCCAGATAAGCTTTTGAAACTTTTCCGGTGTTTATTAGAGCTTCTGCAAAGCGTTTTGCAAAATTAATAGGTATAGCAAATCCCAAATTTTGTCCTTCTGTTGGATTTATTATTGCTGTATTAATACCTATAACCTGAGCATGTATATTTAGTAAAGGACCACCACTGTTCCCTGGATTAATTGCAGCGTCTGTTTGGATTAAATCAGCATAATATCCTCTTCCATCAGGTTTTGGAATTTTTCTATGAATGGCACTTACAACACCTAATGTTACAGTATGTTTGAATCCCAGAGGATTACCTATTGCTATAGCCCATTCTCCTATCTGAATATTATCTGAGTCTCCGAGCTCTATAACAGGCAATACATCTTTTGTTTTAACCTGTAATACTGCTATGTCCAAATCTTTATCTCCGCCTACATAATTTGCTTTATACTTTTTTCCCTTTAGTGTTGTTATTGTAATTTCATCAGCATTTTCAACAACATGATAATTTGTCAGGATATATCCTCTTTTATCAAAAATAAACCCTGTTCCAAGAGCTTTAAATTCTCTATCCTGTGTCCATGGAGATTCACCAAAAAATCGTTTATAAAAATCCTCAAAAAAAGGATCTATTGAAGCTTTTCTATGTCCAACCGCTTCAATATTAACTACAGCCGGTGCAGCTTCATTAACAACATTTACCACTGGTGAAACATAATCTGGATTCACAAATGCAAAGGATGATACTACCAACAATAATAGCATCATTGACATAACCATTTTTTTCATCCTATCACCTCCATTGGTAATCTTCTAAAAATATTTTCGCTTACTTTTCTTAGAATTTCCTTAGAAAATAATTAAATTAATCTAACAGTATTTTGTTAATTTTATAAAGTATATTATGATTATCATCCATTGTACGACGCACAGAATTTTTAAATTTTAATTCTTTTTTTATTTTTAAAGGTTCTCCTTTTAGTATGAATATATTTTCACCTAATATGGAAACTTCAAATGGATCATGAGTTACCATAATAACAGTATAATGTTTTTCTTTCTGTATATTTTTAAATTCCTCCATAATTTTATATTTTGTTGATATGTCCAGTGACGAAAATGGTTCATCCATTAAAATAATATCTGGATCATAGATTATAGTTCTTAATATATTTATGCGCTTTTTCATCCCTCCTGAAAGTTCATCTGGATATTTATATAATACGTTTTCATCAAGATTTAGTAATTTTAAGAATATCTTTATCTCTTCATAAGACACATTCTCTTTAATTAATTTAATATTTTCATATGTGCTTAACCATGGAACAAGCCTGTCATCCTGAAAAACATATCCAATTTTACCGTGTATAGCTATTTCACCAGCATCCTTTTCTATAATTTGAGATAGTATGTTTAATATTGTGGTTTTTCCAATCCCGGATTCTCCAAGTAGTATATTTATTTTTTTCTTTTCAAAAACAATGTTAAAACCGGATAATATGACGTTCTCTCCAAAATTTTTGTTCAAATTTTTTATAATAACATTTTCTGTATTTTTCTTTTCTTTTTGATTAAGAGGTTTATTAACGGCAGTATTTTTTGACTTTTTGACTATTTTTTTTCTTTTTGACAGAAGTTTGATCAACTTTTCCGAAATCAACCCAAATATAGACAATAATATTGTATATGCAAAAACTCTATCTGTATTTAAAGCTATTTTAGAGAAAGCAAGACTTACGCCAAGTCCTCTATCGCCGGCAAGGAATTCACCAATTACTACAGATTTCCACATACTACCTGATATCATATTTAAAGTGGATTTTAAAAATGGAATTAAAGAAGGAAAGTATATTTTTAAAAGTATTTTCTTTTTACTTATATTGAAAACCATGGCCATCTCGATTAACTTTTTATCTGTTGATTTAATACCTTCGGAAATATTTAATACTATTACAGGAAATATAACCATAAAAGCAACAAATACTGGTGTATAAAAACCTATTCCAAACCATAACATTGCTATTGCAATATACGAAACTACTGGTGAACTTTGAATTAGCATTAAAGATGGTCTGAATATATTGAAAAAATTTTTACTTAATCCAGAAATGAGACCGATAGGTATTCCTATTAATAATGAGATAAAAAAACCTGTTATTATTTTTAGAAAAGTATTTAATAAGTCTGAATAAAAGGTGTAATCCTTAAATAATTTCAACATTTCCATAAAAACATTATAAGGAAATGGTATTAAAAGAGGATTATTAGTTAAAATTGCGATAATTTGCCATATTATAATTATCAATATAATTCCAATTATTGTATATTTTTTCATTTTGCCTCCAATTAATCAAAGTACTCTTTTATTTTTTTTGCAACCTTTTCATTTTTTATAACCTTATTTATTTCCTCCCAGCTGGCATTTGCGATATTTTTTATAGAACCAAAATGAGAAATTAACATCTTTTTTCTTTTTGGCCCAATTCCTTGAATATCATCAAGCTTGGACTTTTCAAATCTTTTGGTTCTTAATTTTCTATTCAATGTTATAGCAAATCTATGTGTTTCATCCCTCATAAAAATCAACATTCTTAAAACGGGATGGTCAAGGGGAAGATGTAAATCTTTAATTTCTCCAGGAAACACTATTCTTTCATCTTCTTTTGCTATTCCGATAACATCAACATCATTTAATGTATATCCTATTTCATTTAAAGCTTTAACAGCAGAATTAACCTGCCCTTTTCCACCATCTATGAATAATAAATCAGGAAGTGGATGTTTGGTATATCTTCTTTTTATTATACTTTTTATTGATTCAAAATCGTTAGGTTCTTTGAACTCATTGAGTCTGTATCTTCTATAGT from the Marinitoga sp. 1197 genome contains:
- a CDS encoding Do family serine endopeptidase, producing MKKMVMSMMLLLLVVSSFAFVNPDYVSPVVNVVNEAAPAVVNIEAVGHRKASIDPFFEDFYKRFFGESPWTQDREFKALGTGFIFDKRGYILTNYHVVENADEITITTLKGKKYKANYVGGDKDLDIAVLQVKTKDVLPVIELGDSDNIQIGEWAIAIGNPLGFKHTVTLGVVSAIHRKIPKPDGRGYYADLIQTDAAINPGNSGGPLLNIHAQVIGINTAIINPTEGQNLGFAIPINFAKRFAEALINTGKVSKAYLGVYIQNVTETLAKTFGLKVNKGAFVSDIEKGSPAQKAGIKPGDVIVKIDNKEINSADELVYIVKTYPAGEKIDVVVNRKGKEITYEITLAERAEFAKATNDYYLGLKVRDLTPEDINEYKLPKDMYGVMVEDVKDGSEAQYVNIKKGDIIMEMYVNGKGEKLQSIKEFQKLVSKIKKGDYIGFIIFRDGYRMSVYFSYMGK
- a CDS encoding ATP-binding cassette domain-containing protein, with product MKKYTIIGIILIIIIWQIIAILTNNPLLIPFPYNVFMEMLKLFKDYTFYSDLLNTFLKIITGFFISLLIGIPIGLISGLSKNFFNIFRPSLMLIQSSPVVSYIAIAMLWFGIGFYTPVFVAFMVIFPVIVLNISEGIKSTDKKLIEMAMVFNISKKKILLKIYFPSLIPFLKSTLNMISGSMWKSVVIGEFLAGDRGLGVSLAFSKIALNTDRVFAYTILLSIFGLISEKLIKLLSKRKKIVKKSKNTAVNKPLNQKEKKNTENVIIKNLNKNFGENVILSGFNIVFEKKKINILLGESGIGKTTILNILSQIIEKDAGEIAIHGKIGYVFQDDRLVPWLSTYENIKLIKENVSYEEIKIFLKLLNLDENVLYKYPDELSGGMKKRINILRTIIYDPDIILMDEPFSSLDISTKYKIMEEFKNIQKEKHYTVIMVTHDPFEVSILGENIFILKGEPLKIKKELKFKNSVRRTMDDNHNILYKINKILLD